A window of Cydia pomonella isolate Wapato2018A chromosome 22, ilCydPomo1, whole genome shotgun sequence contains these coding sequences:
- the LOC133530399 gene encoding uncharacterized protein LOC133530399, whose protein sequence is MDTDSLIRICSTGFKPEAIAEAKRLLYESIGDENAKMISRRKEKEKKDLEDMITLLHNTSAEKIPIFVAKDLHLLPPVNFDHLDATRLLKDLLILQSQVRDIRETFVTKEDLNVLKSEVQNQNKALNSITNSMSSFANVNYKRGAYLFDGSSGPMGMTFNSSAVSVTERDDVDELEQARVPLSTTVRPHISIPPQLPSDSRPRPAQEQQRDKEPVAIVTKELMQNSTLISNSNDLEHRSLIENKPEEKLTYSDVLQKEGEWKYTDEGSEGEWILNEKRKRYRNQFVSSTGKATIARDAKFKPAEIKIPLFISNVHTDVSENDVVNYIYEKTNERVSLSKLSMKRDKGYNSYKAYVDRTKLNIYLDDNMWPAGITFRRFVTIRRTDKAEIRTSEQRACNNNNK, encoded by the coding sequence ATGGACACTGACAGTTTGATAAGAATATGCAGTACAGGTTTCAAACCAGAAGCAATCGCCGAGGCTAAACGTCTTCTTTACGAATCCATTGGGGACGAGAATGCAAAAATGATATCCAGAAGGAAAGAGAAGGAGAAAAAAGATCTAGAGGATATGATCACCCTGCTTCACAATACTAGTGCAGAAAAAATTCCAATATTCGTTGCGAAAGACCTGCATCTCTTGCCACCAGTTAACTTTGATCACCTGGACGCGACTAGATTGTTGAAGGACCTGTTGATTTTACAGTCGCAAGTTCGTGATATCCGGGAGACCTTTGTGACAAAAGAAGACCTAAATGTGTTAAAAAGTGAAGTGCAAAATCAAAATAAAGCGCTTAATTCAATCACAAATTCTATGTCTTCATTCGCTAACGTAAATTATAAAAGAGGTGCATATTTATTTGACGGTAGCAGCGGTCCGATGGGAATGACATTCAACAGCTCAGCGGTGTCGGTGACCGAGCGCGATGACGTCGATGAACTTGAGCAAGCGCGCGTTCCCTTATCAACTACGGTGCGGCCGCATATATCCATCCCACCTCAACTGCCTAGTGACTCGCGGCCGCGGCCGGCGCAGGAGCAGCAGAGAGATAAGGAACCGGTCGCGATTGTTACTAAGGAGCTAATGCAAAACTCAACGCTAATAAGCAACTCTAATGACTTGGAACACAGGTCACTAATTGAAAATAAGCCGGAGGAAAAATTGACATACTCGGATGTTCTGCAAAAGGAAGGGGAATGGAAGTACACAGACGAAGGTAGTGAGGGAGAATGGATTTTAAATGAAAAGAGAAAACGATATAGAAACCAGTTTGTCAGTAGCACCGGTAAGGCGACAATTGCGAGAGATGCGAAATTTAAGCCAGCGGAGATTAAAATACCGCTGTTTATCTCAAACGTTCATACCGATGTGTCAGAAAATGATGttgtaaattacatttatgAGAAAACGAATGAAAGAGTCTCACTATCGAAGCTTTCAATGAAAAGAGACAAGGGTTACAACTCTTATAAAGCATACGTAGATAGGACTAAATTGAATATCTATTTAGATGACAATATGTGGCCGGCGGGGATTACTTTCAGGCGATTTGTTACAATAAGGAGGACGGACAAGGCGGAGATAAGAACGAGTGAACAGCGGgcgtgtaataataataacaaataa